Sequence from the Burkholderia sp. GAS332 genome:
ACCTCCCACTGGCGCTCGAACGATTTTCGCAAGTAGCCTATGTTTGCCCTTCCTCGTTGCAGCGTCTCTACGAACAATCATTTTCTTCCCGCTGGCCGGGTCTCGTGCTGATCGATGCATTACCTGAGGATCTGAGCGACTGGGACTGGTACTGCCCTCTGATGTCATTGCCAATGGCGTTCGGCACTCGATTCCACAATGTTCCAGCCACTATCCCCTATCTGTTCGCCAGCGCTGACCGCGCCGGCGAGTGGCGCACGAGACTCATCGCCCTGCCGAATCCCGAATTACCGCGTATCGGCATAGTTTGGGCGGGCGGTCATTCAGGCATGGATGTTGACCGGCTACGCAGTCTGAGTCCCGCGCAAATCGCGCCGCTGCTAGCGTTGCCGCACGTACGCTGGGTCAGCCTGCAAAAGACTGATGATCCGGCGAAGCGCCTCGGTGAGGCAAGCCATGGGCGTCTAATTGACTGGACGGATGAACTTACCGACTTCGCCGATACTGCCGCCCTGTTAGATAACCTCGATTTGGTCATCTCCGTCGACACCTCCGTCGCGCATCTAGCTGCGGCGATGGGAAAACGCGTCTGGCTGCTCAACCGTTTCGCAGGTTGCTGGCGTTGGGCGCGCGATCGGGATGACAGCCCCTGGTATCCCAGCGTGCGCATCTTCACCCAGTCGCGGCGAGGCAACTGGGACGACGTGCTGGCACGGGTCGCCGTGGCTCTGCAGCAGCGCTTCTTGCGACATGACGCGCGTCGTGGAGAAGAACGCGGTCTCCCCCACGCAGGAAATCAGACGCCTTAATCTTATCGCGCAACTCGCGACGCTTAACCGCACGCCCTCGCCATCACGCGTGACGTGCCTCCATCAGGCATCACTTCAACCCGAAGTCCACCCGCGTCGTCGCACCCTTGTCCTTGATGCCATCGGCGTTCAGCTTCGGCGCGACGACAAACACACGGCTACTGTCGATCTTGCCTTCGAAAT
This genomic interval carries:
- a CDS encoding Tetratricopeptide (TPR) repeat, giving the protein MKTPSHASSDDVATLYDEALQAHNAGHFDTAATILNLILSQHPSHAESLHLGGLVTLASGQTEAASEWVERATEARPDPVFYNTLAVIQCRLRAFARSAQSASRGLALQPDLPVLHYNHALALQYQDRIEESAISYRRALELDPGNSAAHNNLGLISKALGALDEAERRFRCAIALAPDNLSARSNLGHTLLAAERYEEAWPFFEDRWASFEDSNGIPQAARPQLPLPQWKGESSEITDVEHRKSARNTRLLIIHEQGYGDSLQFVRYLPLALERFSQVAYVCPSSLQRLYEQSFSSRWPGLVLIDALPEDLSDWDWYCPLMSLPMAFGTRFHNVPATIPYLFASADRAGEWRTRLIALPNPELPRIGIVWAGGHSGMDVDRLRSLSPAQIAPLLALPHVRWVSLQKTDDPAKRLGEASHGRLIDWTDELTDFADTAALLDNLDLVISVDTSVAHLAAAMGKRVWLLNRFAGCWRWARDRDDSPWYPSVRIFTQSRRGNWDDVLARVAVALQQRFLRHDARRGEERGLPHAGNQTP